The Apium graveolens cultivar Ventura chromosome 6, ASM990537v1, whole genome shotgun sequence genome contains a region encoding:
- the LOC141666908 gene encoding uncharacterized protein LOC141666908 translates to MASSGEERTSEELTHKTKIIQFFGRSTPIILQNDNGPCPLLAICNVLLLKNNLNLSPDIPEISQERLLSLVAERLIDSNSNVDNKDIGYVENQQQNIADAIDLLPRLTTGIDVNIKFKGITEFEFTRECAIFDLLDIPLYHGWIVDPQDTDTYNAIGSKSYNTIMGDLVGLETGTMGSEDKKRTEEDSVDFVAATTATLGVPSPVLSRGLSFDDSTGSVSEHKKARKGDLEEEAELLIAMKISEVDFPNLSKDESVDIPNARKGDLEEEAELLRAMKLSEANFPDSSGDVCSEKSDEQNVSTISNESVNLSKSEPVIPLDTKEGVGLPMQKSGQQELSISDDSNDLITSETIAEKHNCLSSENDEEISNSQLSCEEPGAWNAIEDVGEKTSSDFLDLQKAAVSDSLEPDLHSTAASSTIKSEGSKQVQDQSGSKTNVQEEDNQSAPKVLNIPCSAMDADLDASGKSTHTGDLYETVIPTGDSTEPIYAGEECILEPDTNSYEVQEPVYEGEVVIAEQVDVNSKNASDVACKNEITPQKGELIKDFLKTNASQLTVHGLICLQEELKERELGVFFRNNHFNTMFKFGGQLYLLATDQGYISQPDLVWEMLNEVNGNTVFMTGSFKEFKAEDDLVNNTWDEQNARASTAEYLASINDSAQDDSSFDSDLQLARALQEQEFEQQPRRNTQQPNVSGGSGLVTGPQTSRSNNRYLPQPSKPVSKPSKDKCVIM, encoded by the exons TTGCCATCT GTAATGTTCTTTTGTTGAAGAATAATTTGAATCTGAGTCCTGATATTCCCGAAATCTCTCAAGAGAGATTGCTTTCCCTTGTTGCTGAGAGGCTGATAGATTCGAACAGTAATGTTGAT AACAAGGATATAGGGTATGTCGAGAATCAACAACAGAACATTGCTGATGCAATTGATTTGCTCCCTCGTCTCACGACTGGGATTGATGTCAACATAAAATTTAAGGG TATTACTGAGTTTGAATTTACAAGGGAGTGTGCAATATTTGATTTGTTGGACATACCACTTTATCATGGTTGGATAGTTGATCCTCAG GATACTGACACTTACAATGCTATCGGATCCAAGTCTTACAACACTATAATGGGGGATCTTGTTGGCCTTGAAACAGGAACTATGGGAAGTGAAGACAAGAAAAGGACAGAAGAAGATTCTGTTGATTTTGTTGCTGCAACAACTGCAACTTTAGGAGTGCCTTCTCCTGTTCTTTCAAGAGGtttatcttttgatgattctACTGGTTCTGTTTCCGAGCATAAGAAAGCTAGAAAAGGTGATCTCGAAGAAGAAGCCGAGCTGCTGATAGCCATGAAAATATCAGAGGTTGATTTTCCAAATTTATCCAAGGATGAATCTGTAGACATCCCTAATGCTAGAAAAGGAGACCTCGAAGAAGAAGCTGAGCTGCTGAGAGCCATGAAATTGTCAGAGGCTAATTTTCCAGATTCATCCGGAGATGTATGCTCAGAAAAGAGTGATGAGCAGAATGTGTCTACCATTTCAAATGAGAGTGTAAATCTTAGTAAGTCTGAACCTGTAATTCCTTTAGACACCAAAGAAGGGGTTGGTCTTCCAATGCAAAAGTCTGGGCAGCAAGAACTATCTATATCTGATGACAGCAATGATCTTATAACCTCTGAAACAATTGCAGAGAAACACAACTGCTTGTCCTCGGAAAACGATGAGGAGATCTCAAATAGTCAGTTAAGCTGTGAGGAACCTGGGGCATGGAATGCAATAGAAGATGTAGGTGAAAAAACTAGCAGTGATTTTCTGGATCTGCAAAAAGCTGCTGTATCTGATTCTCTTGAACCAGATCTTCATTCTACAGCTGCAAGTAGTACCATAAAATCTGAAGGTTCTAAACAGGTTCAGGATCAATCAGGGTCGAAAACGAATGTACAGGAAGAAGATAACCAGAGTGCTCCTAAAGTATTGAATATTCCTTGTTCTGCAATGGATGCTGATTTGGATGCATCTGGCAAAAGCACGCATACCGGAGATCTTTATGAAACTGTTATCCCCACTGGTGATAGCACTGAGCCTATATATGCAGGAGAAGAATGCATTTTAGAGCCAGACACTAATTCGTATGAAGTTCAAGAACCTGTATATGAAGGTGAGGTAGTTATTGCTGAACAAGTGGATGTAAACAGTAAAAATGCAAGTGACGTGGCTTGTAAAAATGAAATCACTCCACAAAAAG GAGAACTGATAAAAGATTTCCTGAAAACAAATGCTAGTCAATTGACTGTACATGG CTTGATCTGTCTGCAAGAGGAATTAAAAGAACGTGAGCTTGGCGTATTTTTCCGCAATAATCACTTCAACACCATGTTTAAG TTTGGTGGTCAGCTATATCTTTTGGCTACAGACCAAGGTTATATAAGCCAGCCTGATCTGGTATGGGAGATGCTGAATGAG GTGAATGGGAATACAGTGTTCATGACAGGGAGCTTTAAAGAATTTAAGGCAGAAGATGATCTTGTGAATAACACCTGGGATGAACAAAACGCCCGGGCCAGTACTGCA GAGTATCTTGCCAGTATTAATGACTCAGCACAGGATGATTCTAGTTTCGA TTCTGATCTGCAACTTGCGAGGGCTCTGCAAGAACAAGAATTTGAGCAGCAGCCTCGGCGTAATACCCAGCAGCCAAATGTTTCTGGTGGATCAGGGTTGGTTACAGGTCCTCAG ACCTCGAGGAGTAACAACAGGTACTTGCCCCAGCCTTCCAAGCCAGTTTCTAAACCGTCCAAGGACAAGTGCGTGATAATGTGA